The region GTAGTGACTATCTGGTCCGCCTTCTGTATTGGACTATTCGAGGATCATCATAGCTGTAAGGGGAGCCCAGAAGCTTGGGGACACCTCGGTGTGACTGCATGATGAGCCTAAAACACAGCCTGGAATACACAGGACACCTGACAAGGTGTTGGATGGATGGGGCACAGAGGCCCCAGCCCGAGGGACCCTGCTGGGCCTGTGGAGGCTTGATTTCTTCTCCACTTCCTGTGGCTGGGGTACCCAGAGAAGGCAGGCTGCCGAGGCAAGgcggcctggggggcaggggagcacaCGACTTTCCCTTGCTCACCCTGCAGCCCTGCTGGTCTACCGCGTCTTCAGGAAGGAAGCCAAACGCACCACCAAAGTCCTGCACGGACTGCTGCATGTCTTTGCTCTCATCACCGCCCTGGTGGGTGAGTTCCAGGGCAAAGCCTTCcgcctcccaggccccgccccccccccccccccccccccccccccgtccccccactCCGGGGGCCCAGGCTGGGACACTGGCTGTTGGAAAGTGCCCAGAAGGCTCGGTTAGTCGGGTTTCTCTAGGGTCACCTCACCGGCTCCCTTCCCCCATCAGCCTGTCCTCACATGTCCCCTGTCTCTGGTCCAGGCCTGGTGGCAGTGTTCGATTACCACAGGAAAAAGGGCTACGCGGACCTGTACAGCTTGCACAGCTGGTGTGGCATCCTCGTCTTCATTCTCTACTTTGCGCAGGTGTGTCCTTCCAGCCCCGCAGCCAcaggggtgaagggaggggaagcaggggctGAGACTGTGCGCGTGGCACAGAGGGTCCGTTTTCCAGCGGGTGCACCCACAGATGAAGGGGGTGCTTTAGTACACTCGGATGCTGCTTTCAGATTCTGAAATGGGTACAAAGCCAGGACTTTACAGACGACGGGGCCTCAGATCCCAGCATCCTTCCAGCTGACACGCACATAATTTGGCCACAGGCGGGGCGATCCACGGGCCAGGCCTCTGGCCAGGACCTTTCCCATAAGTGCTCAGTGCCCCCACCTCCGCCACTGCACGGCTCTGAAGGCGGAGGAAAcctgtgggtgggtggaggggttcGCAGCGTGTCTAGGTGCCCTCGGGCGGGTCAGTCTGACCCAGTCCCCGCCTCGCCTTTCCTTCCAGTGGCTGGTGGGCTTTAGCTTCTTCCTGTTCCCGGGGGCGTCGTTCTCTCTGAGGAGCCGATATCGCCCCCAGCACATCTTCTTCGGTGCCTCCATCTTCGTTCTCTGTGTGGGCACAGCCCTGCTGGGCCTGAAGGAGGCGCTGCTGTTTCAACTCGGGTGAGTGTCCTGCGGCCCTGGGCCTCTGCCCCCGGAGCCAGTCCTCCGTGGAGTCAGCCACATGGTGGCTTtcctctgggtgggggtggaggggccaggGTTGCGTGGAGGCATCTTTCCGGCCCTGGGGCAAATGACGTGTGGCCTCCCGGTGACCCCGTGGGTggcttctccctcccaccctgaccTGCAGGGCCAAGTACAGCACGTTCGAGCCTGAGGGCGTCCTGGCCAACGTGCTGGGCTTGCTGCTGATCGGCTTTGGCGTGGTCGTGCTCTACATCTTGACTCGCTCCGACTGGAAGCGCCCCCACCAGGCTGAAGAACAGGCGCTCTCCATGGACTTCAAGACACTGACGGAGGGCGACAGCCCCAGCTCCCAGTGACAGGCTGCGCTGGGCCCGCGGGAAGGGAGGGCCCAGCTGTGGGGGCCTCCTCGGGCCGGGGTCGATAGGTGTCTGTCGCACAGCCTCTGGGGCTGCTGGTGGATTCCCAGCTCTGGGGTGCTGCCCGGAgtaggggagggcagggcgggggggggggggggggttgcgtAGCAAGCCACTCCGAGCAGTGATTTCTGGGCTGTAGGGCTTGACCACCTCGGCTTCCCCCTCCTCGCTGCTGCTTTAGTGTCCTGTTACTCACGTGCAGACCCCTGCCTGTGTTGTCCCTGTCACTTCCTCAAATGGAGCAGCTTTGCAC is a window of Phyllostomus discolor isolate MPI-MPIP mPhyDis1 chromosome 8, mPhyDis1.pri.v3, whole genome shotgun sequence DNA encoding:
- the LOC114502969 gene encoding cytochrome b561, coding for MESPASPSTGALPYYVAFSQLLGLTVVAVTGAWLGLYRGGIAWESALQFNVHPLCMVIGLVFLQGDALLVYRVFRKEAKRTTKVLHGLLHVFALITALVGLVAVFDYHRKKGYADLYSLHSWCGILVFILYFAQWLVGFSFFLFPGASFSLRSRYRPQHIFFGASIFVLCVGTALLGLKEALLFQLGAKYSTFEPEGVLANVLGLLLIGFGVVVLYILTRSDWKRPHQAEEQALSMDFKTLTEGDSPSSQ